A section of the Clostridium felsineum DSM 794 genome encodes:
- a CDS encoding CPBP family intramembrane glutamic endopeptidase: protein MKKIIKVNLFFLSLIILQVIVGTIIEIVNSKYKLNFPVAMVIVQIILLIIPNIIYILVTKQSFKKVLRINPINLKSIVLIILITLFFIPIASFLANLTGLFFRNNVETVIRNMKGTPLIEMVFVLGIVPAFCEELLVRGSILSGYREVSIKKAAVINGFLFALLHLNPPQFLYTFALGTILSYLVYSCDSIFASMTSHFIFNTFTAVSSWFSMRKNTNASASIRNLTLSGKITNLVFGAILAAIAVGIVIMLVRELMDINRDKVEIQESSIASKEGYTLRDKVNASMPILFSVILFLTYIYANLYKIL, encoded by the coding sequence TTGAAAAAAATTATAAAAGTCAATTTGTTTTTTCTTTCTTTAATAATCCTTCAAGTAATAGTTGGTACAATAATAGAAATAGTGAATTCGAAATATAAGCTTAATTTCCCTGTTGCAATGGTTATTGTTCAAATAATTCTTTTAATAATTCCTAATATAATTTATATTTTGGTAACTAAACAGTCTTTTAAAAAAGTTTTAAGAATTAATCCAATAAATTTGAAAAGCATTGTTCTTATTATATTGATAACGTTATTTTTTATACCTATTGCAAGCTTCTTAGCTAATTTAACAGGACTATTTTTTCGTAATAATGTTGAAACTGTAATAAGAAATATGAAAGGTACACCACTTATAGAAATGGTTTTTGTGCTTGGAATAGTACCAGCTTTTTGTGAGGAACTGCTAGTTAGAGGTTCTATTTTATCTGGATATAGAGAAGTGTCTATTAAAAAGGCAGCAGTAATAAATGGATTTTTATTTGCTCTTCTTCATCTTAATCCACCGCAATTTCTATATACTTTTGCACTTGGTACAATTCTCTCCTATCTTGTATATTCATGTGATTCTATATTTGCATCTATGACCTCACATTTTATTTTTAATACTTTTACAGCGGTAAGCTCATGGTTCTCTATGAGGAAAAATACAAATGCCTCAGCTTCAATTAGAAATTTAACCTTAAGTGGAAAGATTACAAATTTAGTTTTTGGAGCAATTTTAGCAGCAATAGCAGTTGGTATTGTTATCATGTTAGTAAGAGAACTAATGGATATAAATAGAGATAAGGTTGAGATTCAGGAGAGCAGTATAGCTAGTAAAGAAGGTTATACTTTAAGAGATAAAGTTAATGCAAGTATGCCTATTTTGTTTTCGGTAATATTGTTTTTAACTTATATATATGCTAATCTATATAAGATATTATAA
- a CDS encoding MBL fold metallo-hydrolase → MKFTWYGQACFLIESKNNKKILLDPFDNSIGYSTFKGEADIVTISHHHFDHDYTDDITNSPKILDKPGEYRIDDITIKGIPSFHDNVKGAARGKNTIFLFNIDGLKICHLGDLGYILSDSEIKELGTIDVLMIPVGGNFTIDGKEAALLCKKINSSIVLPMHYKTSFTVMPIEGAEKFIMNMKNAEKLSSNVLTVNEKNNQKNQVKIFSI, encoded by the coding sequence TTGAAATTTACTTGGTACGGTCAAGCATGTTTTCTTATCGAGTCAAAAAATAATAAAAAGATATTATTAGATCCTTTTGATAACTCTATAGGTTATTCTACTTTTAAAGGAGAAGCTGATATCGTTACTATAAGTCATCATCATTTTGATCATGATTACACTGATGATATTACTAACTCTCCAAAAATACTAGATAAACCTGGTGAATATAGGATTGATGATATCACAATAAAAGGAATACCTTCCTTTCATGATAATGTTAAAGGTGCTGCTAGAGGCAAAAATACTATATTTTTATTTAATATTGATGGACTTAAGATATGCCATCTTGGAGATCTTGGATACATCTTATCAGACTCTGAAATAAAAGAACTTGGAACTATAGACGTGTTAATGATTCCTGTAGGAGGAAACTTTACAATCGATGGGAAAGAGGCTGCTCTTTTATGTAAAAAAATAAACAGCAGCATAGTTTTACCTATGCACTACAAAACCTCCTTCACTGTTATGCCTATTGAAGGAGCAGAAAAATTTATAATGAATATGAAAAATGCTGAAAAATTAAGCAGCAATGTATTAACCGTAAATGAAAAAAATAACCAAAAAAATCAGGTTAAAATCTTTTCAATATAA
- the nrdG gene encoding anaerobic ribonucleoside-triphosphate reductase activating protein: MKLTVAGFLDNSMVNGEGMRSVLFLSGCKRRCKGCQNVAMQDFKYGEEATVEEILNRIKSNMPIIKGVTFSGGDPMEQAEALSKLAKDIKAEGLNIWCYTGYTYEELLEEKDKNKLELLKYIDVLVDGEFKEELMDNSPKYAGSSNQRIIRLK; the protein is encoded by the coding sequence ATGAAACTCACAGTTGCTGGATTTTTAGACAATTCCATGGTAAATGGTGAAGGAATGAGATCCGTATTATTTTTATCAGGCTGCAAAAGAAGATGCAAAGGGTGTCAAAATGTAGCTATGCAAGATTTTAAATATGGAGAAGAAGCTACAGTAGAAGAAATTTTAAATAGAATAAAAAGTAATATGCCCATAATAAAAGGAGTTACATTTTCAGGTGGAGATCCCATGGAACAGGCAGAAGCTTTGAGTAAACTTGCAAAAGATATAAAGGCTGAAGGCCTTAATATATGGTGTTATACAGGGTATACTTATGAAGAGCTTTTAGAAGAAAAGGATAAAAATAAGCTTGAACTGCTTAAATACATAGATGTTTTAGTAGACGGAGAATTTAAAGAAGAATTAATGGATAATTCACCTAAGTACGCAGGTTCAAGCAATCAAAGAATTATTAGGTTAAAATAA
- a CDS encoding anaerobic ribonucleoside triphosphate reductase: MLNVVKRDGRQVVFDSNKIFNAIKGAADEIGYDIKQSDILELTQKVIERVENVKIKEISVEEVQNVVEEVLLENGNREIGMAYCTYRKERTKVREIKSDLMKVIEKIGIETDRDNANVGNNYSSKLLRIASESNKWHNLSAMPKKISRAHENGDIYLHDLDSYNLSINCLHIPTKEVLQSGFNTGYGYIRPPKRIESAAELSCILLQSTQNDMFGGQAHPDFDNDMAEFIEPTRQQIRHEYEEIGVTSDKLDENVEKKLVKIVGQSMQGIVYNLNTMHSRAGSQVPFSSINIGIPKSKDAALVCEIFLKEYEKGLGNGEQPIFPNIIFRVKEGVNRNENDPYYYLFKLACRVAAKRMNPTFMNIDADFNKEYYDKGYIPATMGCRTYIMSNINGEPGVKGRGNIAPTTVNLPRIGILAKGDVDKFFELLHSRLEIAKESLLHRYNVLKKLKVKDLPFVVGQNLMKGSENLKPDDSIEPVLKQGTWGVGFIGLAETLVALTGHHHGETEESKELGFKIISYIRDYLDDLKKHIKLNWSCYATPAEGLSGKFIVKDKAIFGEIPGVTDKDYYTNSYHIPVGFDISIKEKINIEAPYHKLCNGGHISYIELDDYGDEETIMNIVKYAYESTNINYIGINFHIRYCRDCGEYLDASDMKCPKCSSHDIQGISRVTGYLSLDERFGAGKAAERADRVSQGTGIHCYK; the protein is encoded by the coding sequence ATGCTAAATGTAGTAAAAAGAGATGGTAGGCAAGTAGTATTCGATTCTAATAAAATATTTAATGCCATAAAGGGAGCAGCTGATGAAATTGGCTATGATATTAAACAAAGTGATATACTTGAATTAACACAAAAGGTTATAGAAAGAGTTGAAAACGTAAAGATAAAAGAAATTTCGGTTGAAGAAGTACAAAATGTAGTGGAAGAAGTACTTTTAGAAAATGGAAACCGAGAAATCGGTATGGCATATTGTACATATAGAAAAGAAAGAACAAAAGTAAGAGAAATAAAATCTGATTTAATGAAGGTCATAGAAAAGATTGGAATAGAAACAGATAGGGATAATGCTAATGTTGGAAATAACTATAGTTCAAAGCTTTTGAGAATAGCTAGTGAATCCAATAAGTGGCACAATCTTTCTGCTATGCCTAAAAAAATATCTAGAGCACACGAGAATGGTGACATATATTTACATGATTTAGATAGTTATAACTTGAGTATAAACTGTCTTCACATTCCAACAAAGGAAGTTTTGCAGAGTGGGTTTAATACAGGTTATGGATATATAAGACCACCAAAAAGAATAGAATCAGCAGCAGAACTTTCATGCATATTGTTACAATCTACACAAAATGATATGTTTGGAGGCCAAGCACATCCTGATTTTGATAATGATATGGCTGAATTTATTGAACCAACAAGACAACAGATAAGACATGAGTATGAGGAAATAGGTGTTACTTCAGATAAATTAGATGAAAATGTAGAAAAGAAGTTAGTGAAAATAGTCGGACAATCAATGCAGGGTATAGTATACAATTTAAATACAATGCACAGCAGAGCCGGTTCACAGGTTCCATTCTCATCTATAAATATAGGAATACCTAAGTCTAAAGATGCTGCACTTGTGTGTGAAATATTCTTAAAGGAATATGAAAAAGGACTTGGAAATGGTGAACAGCCGATTTTCCCTAACATAATTTTTAGAGTTAAGGAAGGCGTAAATAGAAATGAAAATGATCCATATTATTATTTATTCAAATTAGCTTGTAGAGTTGCAGCTAAAAGAATGAATCCAACATTTATGAATATAGATGCTGATTTTAATAAAGAATATTATGATAAGGGATATATTCCTGCAACTATGGGATGTAGAACCTATATAATGTCCAACATAAATGGAGAACCAGGAGTAAAGGGAAGAGGAAATATAGCACCTACAACTGTTAATTTACCTAGAATAGGTATACTTGCTAAAGGTGATGTAGATAAATTCTTTGAGCTTCTACATTCAAGATTAGAGATTGCAAAGGAAAGTTTACTTCATAGATATAATGTACTGAAAAAATTAAAGGTTAAGGATTTACCATTTGTTGTAGGTCAAAATCTTATGAAAGGTTCTGAGAATTTAAAGCCAGATGATTCAATAGAACCAGTTCTTAAGCAAGGTACTTGGGGTGTCGGTTTTATAGGACTTGCAGAAACACTTGTAGCACTTACAGGACATCATCATGGAGAAACAGAGGAATCAAAGGAGCTTGGATTTAAGATAATTTCATATATAAGAGATTATCTTGATGACTTAAAGAAGCATATAAAACTTAATTGGAGTTGTTATGCTACACCGGCTGAAGGTTTATCTGGAAAGTTCATAGTTAAGGATAAAGCTATTTTCGGAGAAATACCAGGTGTTACAGATAAAGATTATTATACTAATAGTTATCACATACCAGTTGGTTTTGATATATCAATAAAGGAAAAAATAAATATAGAAGCACCTTATCATAAGTTATGTAACGGTGGACATATATCATATATAGAACTTGATGATTATGGTGATGAAGAAACTATAATGAATATAGTTAAATATGCTTATGAAAGCACTAATATAAATTATATCGGTATAAACTTCCACATAAGATACTGCAGAGATTGTGGAGAATATTTGGATGCCTCTGATATGAAATGTCCAAAGTGCAGTAGTCACGATATTCAAGGTATATCAAGAGTTACAGGATATTTAAGTTTAGATGAAAGATTTGGTGCTGGAAAAGCAGCAGAAAGAGCTGATAGAGTATCACAAGGAACCGGAATACACTGTTATAAATAA
- a CDS encoding PFL family protein, giving the protein MNTNEIMSTIKMIEEQNLDIRTITMGISLRDCCSFNGEESRKRIYDKITKYAENLVKVGEEIERDYGIPIINKRISVTPISIIAESSDDKDYVEYAKTLDRAAKAVGVNLIGGFSALVHKGCTKGDKILLASIPEALHNTDIVCSSVNVGSSKTGINMNAVKQMGHIIKDVANLSASTNGMDCMKLVVFANAIEDNPFMAGAFHGVGEAECVINVGISGPGVVKASLEKVKGETFDVVAETIKKTAFRITRAGQLVAREASRKLEVPFGIIDLSLAPTPAVGDSVARIIEEIGVEACGAPGTTAALAMLNDAVKKGGIMAASHVGGLSGAFIPVSEDEGMIAAVRSGALNLEKLEAMTCVCSVGLDMIAVPGDTPAETISGIIADEAAIGVVNNKTTAVRIIPAIGMGVGDSVEFGGLFGTAPVMPVSKFSSADFINRGGRIPSPIHSFKN; this is encoded by the coding sequence ATGAATACTAATGAAATCATGAGTACAATAAAAATGATTGAAGAGCAAAACCTTGATATACGTACAATAACTATGGGAATATCTTTAAGGGATTGCTGCAGCTTTAATGGAGAAGAATCTAGAAAAAGAATTTATGACAAAATAACTAAATATGCAGAAAATTTAGTTAAAGTGGGAGAGGAAATAGAAAGAGATTATGGTATTCCTATAATCAATAAAAGAATTTCAGTAACTCCAATTTCAATAATTGCAGAATCTTCTGATGACAAAGATTATGTTGAATATGCTAAAACATTAGATAGGGCAGCTAAAGCAGTTGGAGTCAACCTCATAGGTGGATTTTCAGCACTTGTACACAAAGGATGCACTAAAGGTGATAAGATTTTACTAGCGTCTATTCCAGAAGCATTACATAATACAGATATTGTTTGTTCTTCTGTAAATGTTGGAAGTAGCAAAACTGGAATAAATATGAATGCTGTTAAGCAAATGGGACATATAATAAAGGATGTTGCCAATTTAAGTGCCTCAACTAATGGAATGGATTGTATGAAGCTTGTGGTATTTGCAAATGCAATTGAGGATAATCCTTTTATGGCAGGAGCATTTCATGGTGTTGGAGAAGCTGAATGTGTAATTAACGTTGGAATAAGTGGACCTGGAGTTGTTAAAGCGTCACTTGAAAAAGTTAAGGGAGAGACTTTTGATGTGGTTGCTGAAACTATAAAAAAGACTGCTTTTAGAATTACGAGAGCAGGTCAACTTGTAGCTAGAGAAGCATCTAGAAAACTTGAGGTTCCATTTGGAATAATAGATCTATCTCTTGCGCCAACTCCAGCAGTTGGAGATAGTGTAGCAAGAATAATAGAAGAAATAGGTGTAGAAGCATGTGGTGCACCAGGAACAACAGCAGCACTAGCAATGTTAAATGATGCTGTTAAAAAAGGCGGAATAATGGCTGCTTCACATGTTGGAGGACTTAGTGGTGCTTTTATACCTGTAAGTGAAGATGAAGGAATGATAGCTGCAGTTAGAAGTGGAGCACTTAACCTAGAAAAACTAGAAGCAATGACTTGTGTATGTTCAGTAGGACTTGATATGATTGCAGTACCAGGAGATACACCAGCTGAAACAATTTCAGGAATAATTGCGGATGAAGCTGCAATAGGTGTTGTAAATAATAAGACAACAGCAGTACGTATAATTCCTGCAATAGGAATGGGTGTAGGTGATAGTGTTGAGTTCGGAGGACTTTTTGGAACAGCTCCTGTAATGCCTGTAAGTAAATTTTCTTCGGCGGATTTTATTAATAGAGGTGGAAGAATACCATCACCAATACACAGTTTTAAAAACTAA
- a CDS encoding ACT domain-containing protein, translating into MKAIITVIGKDKVGIISGVSSILAEMKINILDISQTIMQEYFTMIMLTDLSSASVSFDKVKTELDEKGKKLGVSIKIQDEGIFNSMNRV; encoded by the coding sequence ATGAAAGCTATTATTACGGTTATTGGAAAAGACAAGGTTGGTATAATCTCTGGGGTGAGTTCCATTCTTGCAGAAATGAAGATTAATATTCTTGATATAAGTCAAACTATAATGCAAGAATACTTTACAATGATAATGCTTACAGATTTATCCAGTGCTTCTGTTTCCTTTGATAAGGTAAAGACAGAACTTGATGAAAAAGGTAAAAAACTTGGGGTATCAATAAAAATACAGGATGAAGGCATATTCAACTCAATGAACAGAGTGTAA
- a CDS encoding ectonucleotide pyrophosphatase/phosphodiesterase, whose protein sequence is MNGKAKHLVVISIDALNAKDFDFIKKLPNFAHIINEGSYVREVVGVYPSVTYPSHTSIITGTYPEKHGIFNNEKMQIGVKMQEWYWQKKYIKVPTLVDIALEHGMKVGNVFWPVMGGAKIHYNCPEVWSVKPYSNQVIASLTNGTPLFLLKLILKFGKTLNRAEQPNLDDFLCKSVCYMLEKKKPNLTLLHLNEIDHARHKFGFAADDVYEGLRREDRRLGEIFEAVKRAGIYEETAFIVLGDHGFSDVDYKICINTAFVKKGFIHIDKKGKIVNWKAYANYCDGSNQIKVVDDKNKEEVFNLLKDMKDSGKYGIQEIYTKKEAAKKNIRGDFDFMLEAEDGYYFDNDWREKDVIVKIEKSRDRASEEGYFAATHGYDPLKEGYRTFFSAFGCGIKKGVKLDTARLVDEGPTMAAILGLEMKNVDGNVLKDILL, encoded by the coding sequence ATGAACGGAAAAGCGAAGCATCTAGTGGTTATATCAATCGATGCTCTAAATGCAAAGGATTTTGATTTTATAAAAAAGCTTCCTAATTTTGCACATATTATTAATGAAGGTTCATATGTAAGAGAGGTTGTAGGAGTGTATCCATCAGTAACATATCCATCGCATACCTCTATAATAACTGGAACATATCCAGAAAAACATGGAATATTTAATAATGAAAAAATGCAAATAGGAGTAAAGATGCAAGAATGGTACTGGCAGAAAAAATATATTAAAGTACCTACCTTAGTTGATATTGCTCTTGAGCATGGTATGAAGGTTGGAAATGTATTTTGGCCAGTTATGGGAGGAGCTAAAATACATTATAATTGCCCAGAAGTTTGGAGTGTAAAGCCTTATAGTAATCAAGTTATAGCATCGCTTACAAATGGGACACCACTATTTTTACTTAAATTAATATTAAAGTTTGGAAAGACACTAAATAGAGCAGAGCAACCTAATTTAGACGATTTTTTATGTAAGTCAGTATGCTATATGTTAGAGAAAAAGAAACCAAATCTAACATTATTACATTTAAATGAAATAGATCATGCTAGACATAAGTTTGGTTTTGCAGCTGATGATGTATATGAAGGTTTAAGAAGGGAAGATAGAAGACTCGGAGAAATATTTGAGGCTGTTAAAAGGGCAGGTATATATGAAGAAACTGCTTTTATAGTTTTAGGAGATCACGGCTTTTCTGATGTTGATTACAAAATTTGCATAAATACTGCTTTTGTAAAAAAAGGTTTTATACATATAGATAAGAAAGGAAAAATAGTAAATTGGAAGGCATACGCCAATTATTGTGATGGCTCTAATCAAATAAAGGTAGTAGATGATAAAAATAAAGAAGAGGTTTTTAATCTTTTAAAAGATATGAAGGATAGTGGAAAATACGGAATACAAGAAATATATACAAAAAAAGAGGCCGCTAAAAAAAATATCAGAGGAGATTTTGATTTCATGCTTGAAGCTGAAGATGGATATTATTTTGATAATGATTGGAGAGAAAAGGATGTTATTGTCAAAATAGAAAAATCACGTGATAGAGCAAGTGAAGAAGGATACTTTGCAGCAACTCATGGATATGATCCGTTAAAAGAAGGGTATAGAACGTTTTTTTCTGCCTTCGGATGTGGCATAAAAAAAGGCGTTAAGTTAGATACAGCTAGGCTTGTAGATGAGGGCCCTACCATGGCAGCAATACTTGGATTAGAAATGAAAAATGTAGATGGAAATGTGCTAAAAGATATTTTGCTGTAG
- the pepT gene encoding peptidase T → MEEVIERFLKYVKFDTQSDENSNTVPSTRKQLKLGERLVQELKGMGISADIDDKGYVMGYLPANTEEKVKAVGFIAHMDTSPDMSGENVNPQFVENYDGEDIVLSKEKNIVLSPKDFPEMLSYTGKTLITTDGTTLLGADDKAGIAEIMTAISYIVKHPEIKHGKICIGFTPDEEIGRGADYFDVKKFGADVAYTVDGGEFGELECENFNAAGAKLVIHGRNVHPGSAKDKMINSISVAEEFMSLLPKNQVPEHTEGYEGFYHIVAFEGSVEETKLQYIIRDFSKIEFENKKKLMLNAVKFINEKYGINVIDIDIKDQYYNMKEKIDEAKYVVDIAYKAMEKAQIKPLVRPIRGGTDGARLSFMGLPTPNLFTGGVNFHGKFEYIPTFAMEKAVEVIINIVELYKEK, encoded by the coding sequence ATGGAGGAAGTAATAGAGAGATTTTTAAAATATGTAAAGTTTGATACTCAATCTGATGAAAATTCAAATACTGTTCCAAGCACAAGAAAACAACTTAAGCTTGGAGAAAGGCTTGTGCAAGAATTAAAGGGTATGGGAATTTCAGCTGATATTGATGATAAGGGATATGTGATGGGTTATCTACCAGCAAATACAGAAGAAAAAGTTAAAGCAGTAGGTTTTATAGCACATATGGATACTAGTCCAGATATGAGCGGAGAAAATGTTAATCCTCAATTTGTAGAAAATTATGATGGAGAAGATATAGTTTTAAGTAAAGAAAAGAATATAGTTCTTTCACCAAAGGATTTTCCGGAGATGTTATCCTATACTGGGAAGACACTTATAACAACAGACGGAACTACTCTTTTAGGTGCAGATGATAAGGCTGGTATTGCGGAAATAATGACAGCCATAAGCTATATAGTAAAGCATCCAGAAATAAAGCATGGCAAAATTTGTATTGGATTCACTCCAGATGAGGAAATAGGACGAGGAGCTGACTACTTTGATGTTAAGAAGTTTGGGGCTGATGTAGCTTATACAGTAGATGGCGGAGAGTTCGGTGAACTTGAATGTGAAAACTTTAATGCAGCAGGTGCTAAATTAGTTATTCACGGGAGAAATGTTCATCCAGGTTCAGCAAAAGATAAAATGATAAACTCAATTTCTGTAGCAGAGGAATTCATGAGTCTTTTACCAAAAAATCAGGTTCCAGAACATACTGAAGGATATGAAGGCTTTTATCATATAGTTGCTTTTGAAGGAAGTGTAGAAGAAACTAAACTTCAATATATAATAAGAGATTTTTCAAAAATTGAATTTGAAAATAAGAAAAAATTAATGCTTAATGCTGTTAAGTTTATAAATGAGAAATACGGAATAAATGTAATTGATATAGATATTAAAGATCAATACTATAATATGAAAGAAAAAATTGATGAAGCTAAGTATGTGGTAGATATAGCATATAAGGCTATGGAAAAAGCTCAAATTAAACCACTTGTAAGACCTATAAGAGGCGGTACAGATGGAGCAAGGTTATCTTTCATGGGTCTCCCAACTCCTAATTTATTTACTGGTGGGGTTAATTTTCACGGTAAATTTGAATACATACCTACATTTGCTATGGAAAAAGCTGTAGAGGTAATAATTAATATAGTTGAGCTTTACAAAGAAAAGTAA
- a CDS encoding HD-GYP domain-containing protein, translated as MKIVFLKDLETNETIAKDIYDEEGRLLIATGTKVSKGTISFLKKNNVFLVHVEDEKLSDIKVDRKMQKLKAKTLNKMPLIFNNILTGEYENTKEAMETVDELVDYVVEKGTINTNLYEVKLYDDYTYVHCLDTGIMAAFLGMSMGLTTAEVKELSISAMLHDIGKTKISNAIINKKSKLSDNEYEEMKKHPGFGRDILKNIGILSEKVVAGVYQHHERYDGNGYPEGIKGDEISLFGKLISICDVFTAVSANRSYRNRFKPNEAYELILASAGTMFDPKLVVDFKNTFFIYPLGSCVRLSNGIEGYVVKQNKGFPDRPIIRVIYGKTKEEEITPYEIDLLQHNDIIIDEVI; from the coding sequence ATGAAAATAGTTTTTCTTAAAGATCTTGAAACTAATGAAACAATTGCAAAAGATATATATGATGAAGAAGGTAGGCTTTTAATTGCTACAGGTACAAAGGTTAGTAAGGGAACCATAAGTTTTTTAAAGAAGAATAATGTTTTCTTAGTTCATGTGGAGGATGAAAAACTAAGTGATATTAAAGTAGATAGAAAGATGCAAAAGCTCAAAGCAAAAACACTTAACAAAATGCCTTTAATATTTAATAATATACTCACAGGTGAGTACGAAAATACTAAGGAAGCAATGGAAACTGTGGATGAACTTGTGGATTATGTAGTTGAAAAAGGAACTATAAATACTAACCTTTACGAGGTTAAGCTTTATGATGATTATACCTATGTACATTGTTTAGATACAGGAATAATGGCAGCTTTTTTAGGTATGTCTATGGGGCTCACTACAGCAGAAGTAAAAGAGTTAAGTATTTCAGCAATGCTTCATGATATTGGAAAAACTAAAATTTCAAATGCTATAATAAATAAAAAATCAAAATTAAGTGATAACGAATATGAAGAAATGAAAAAGCATCCTGGTTTTGGACGTGATATATTAAAAAATATAGGAATATTAAGCGAAAAAGTAGTAGCTGGAGTCTATCAGCATCATGAACGCTATGATGGAAATGGATATCCTGAAGGTATAAAGGGTGATGAAATATCGCTGTTTGGAAAATTAATAAGTATATGTGATGTGTTTACTGCTGTAAGTGCAAATAGATCCTATAGAAATAGATTTAAGCCTAATGAAGCATATGAACTGATACTTGCAAGTGCAGGAACTATGTTTGATCCTAAACTGGTTGTTGATTTCAAAAATACATTTTTTATTTATCCGCTTGGTTCATGTGTAAGGCTTTCTAATGGAATTGAAGGATATGTTGTGAAGCAAAATAAGGGTTTTCCAGATAGACCAATTATAAGAGTTATATATGGAAAAACTAAAGAAGAAGAAATTACTCCATATGAAATAGATTTATTACAACATAATGATATAATTATAGATGAAGTCATTTAG